A section of the Clostridium felsineum DSM 794 genome encodes:
- a CDS encoding helix-turn-helix domain-containing protein, protein MKRAKKLIPFQIIKAAREGDDVAIQYILKHYEGYIAKLSTKVLADECGNGYYFVDKSIQEQLTTALLQMTLNFKI, encoded by the coding sequence ATGAAAAGAGCAAAGAAGTTGATTCCGTTTCAGATCATAAAAGCAGCAAGGGAGGGTGATGATGTAGCAATCCAGTATATATTGAAGCATTATGAGGGGTATATTGCAAAGCTTTCTACAAAGGTGCTTGCTGATGAATGTGGTAACGGATATTACTTTGTGGACAAGTCTATTCAAGAACAGCTTACTACTGCCTTGCTGCAAATGACTTTGAATTTTAAAATCTAA
- a CDS encoding recombinase family protein — MKEVEVIKAKGISINRNKGKTIERLRVAAYCRVSTDSEDQLNSYKSQVAYYTELIKKNKEWAMAGIFADEAITGTQVTKREDFQRMINECMNGEIDMVITKSISRFARNTLDTLKYVRMLKEKNIAVYFEDEKINTLTMDGELLLVVLSSVAQQEVENISANVKKGLKMKMKRGELVGFQGCLGYDYHPEDKTITVNQEEAKIVQYIFNRYIEGAGGSVIGKELENLGYKTRYGSSSWAQSTVIGIIKNEKYKGDLLMGKTFTVDPISKRRLENFGEEDKFYIRDHHEAIISEETFEKAQAILKRRNQNRVKNSDGSIKREKFSRQYAFSCMLECGFCGGRLTRRNWHSGTDYSKVIWQCVTATKKGKKFCSDSKAIPEKAIEDAFVESYRILCSDDKEVLEEFLKRMEDNLNSSSANKQISKMDKEINTLEGKKNKLVDMRLEDSIGKATYESKYADLVVTQENLIEDRKRLVKTSENEKDIKRRLKEFKKTLEKNEVLDEFDRYVFESVVEKVIIGGIDEDGNKDPAQITFVYKTGFKNSLNWDKFRPKRKNAKGRHKTDELHSHDNNEVEKMHSNSSSDTCGDGGEAS; from the coding sequence ATGAAGGAAGTTGAAGTAATAAAAGCCAAAGGTATATCAATAAACCGAAATAAGGGTAAAACAATTGAACGATTACGTGTAGCCGCTTATTGTAGAGTAAGCACTGATAGTGAAGACCAATTAAATAGCTATAAATCACAAGTAGCCTATTATACAGAACTAATCAAGAAAAATAAAGAATGGGCTATGGCTGGAATTTTTGCAGACGAAGCAATTACAGGAACACAGGTGACAAAACGAGAAGATTTTCAAAGAATGATTAATGAATGTATGAATGGTGAAATTGATATGGTGATTACAAAATCTATTTCGCGTTTTGCAAGAAACACCTTAGATACATTAAAATATGTTCGTATGCTAAAAGAAAAGAATATTGCTGTTTATTTTGAGGATGAAAAGATTAATACTCTTACAATGGATGGCGAATTACTGCTTGTAGTTCTTAGCTCTGTAGCACAACAAGAAGTTGAAAATATATCTGCAAATGTAAAAAAAGGACTTAAAATGAAAATGAAACGTGGTGAATTGGTTGGATTTCAAGGATGTCTAGGTTATGACTATCATCCAGAGGATAAAACAATAACTGTAAACCAAGAAGAAGCTAAAATTGTACAGTATATTTTTAATCGATATATTGAAGGTGCTGGAGGTTCAGTGATTGGTAAAGAATTAGAGAACCTTGGATATAAAACAAGATATGGAAGCAGTTCATGGGCGCAGTCGACTGTAATTGGAATAATCAAAAATGAGAAATACAAAGGCGATTTGCTTATGGGAAAGACTTTTACTGTTGACCCAATTTCAAAGAGAAGACTAGAGAACTTTGGTGAAGAAGATAAATTTTATATTAGAGATCACCATGAAGCAATTATTAGTGAAGAAACATTTGAAAAGGCACAGGCAATTCTAAAAAGAAGAAATCAAAACAGAGTTAAAAATAGTGATGGAAGTATTAAAAGAGAAAAATTCAGTAGACAATACGCTTTTAGTTGTATGCTTGAATGTGGCTTTTGTGGCGGTAGATTAACTAGACGAAATTGGCATAGTGGAACAGACTACAGCAAAGTTATCTGGCAGTGTGTTACAGCTACTAAAAAAGGTAAGAAATTTTGCAGTGATAGCAAGGCAATACCAGAAAAAGCTATTGAAGATGCATTTGTAGAAAGCTATCGTATATTATGCTCTGATGACAAAGAAGTGCTTGAAGAATTTTTGAAGAGAATGGAAGATAATTTAAATAGTAGTAGTGCTAACAAGCAAATATCAAAAATGGATAAGGAAATAAATACATTAGAAGGAAAGAAAAATAAGTTAGTGGATATGAGATTAGAGGATTCAATTGGTAAAGCTACATATGAATCAAAATATGCTGATTTGGTAGTAACTCAAGAAAATCTTATTGAAGATAGAAAAAGGCTTGTTAAAACTTCTGAAAATGAAAAAGACATAAAACGTCGCTTAAAAGAATTTAAAAAGACACTAGAAAAAAATGAAGTATTAGATGAATTTGATAGATATGTTTTTGAAAGTGTAGTAGAAAAAGTTATTATAGGTGGGATTGATGAAGACGGAAATAAAGACCCGGCACAAATTACATTTGTCTATAAAACAGGATTTAAGAATAGTTTAAATTGGGATAAATTTAGACCTAAAAGGAAAAATGCTAAAGGTAGGCATAAAACTGATGAATTGCATTCACATGATAATAACGAGGTTGAAAAAATGCATTCTAATAGTAGCTCCGACACATGTGGAGACGGTGGTGAAGCTAGTTAA
- a CDS encoding LlaJI family restriction endonuclease, whose translation MKKIISKFVREQKRYSQNELSNIFELKSDEFDRFIRNLKAFGVLKNVKNDLKQRELSNLIDEDVEITEVESENDAYLYVFTYVGVITIGTRIIKCYPKYLLKVDKPLNEMKQVLKVLNKYKSKEQIVNLYNGNGDNKSFNLLAVILFLINDYYEYGVYNNTEDIVEINGEGEILWDKTINDGFAIINNNRPYYTELYTEKTVDDEYDFFKRLHECILTNCSRQLQESELLDLFDISPIELSEENIDDFGDREYVLYRLQSELNVQFITRKQILIKTLYAYVSNERTLEDTYGISMYGTNSFNLVWEEVCAEVFSNKLNIAIGQLDFPVELDGGYKSNTRLIDIIEKPSWIGFDDESTTFNKSAKDTLRPDLISILKNKGTTQFIIFDAKYYNIQLEKEKELRNYPGIEDVMKQYLYQLAYKNFIDNYKIDTVKNCFLMPTQGQGIVKKGIVRMQMLSNLGLQDIQIRLLPAKMMYEKYLTSKIINVKALEL comes from the coding sequence ATGAAGAAGATTATATCTAAATTCGTAAGAGAGCAGAAAAGATATTCACAAAATGAACTTAGTAATATATTTGAGTTAAAGTCTGATGAATTTGATAGATTTATAAGAAATCTTAAAGCATTTGGTGTGTTGAAAAATGTAAAGAATGATTTGAAGCAAAGAGAACTTTCGAATTTAATTGATGAAGATGTAGAGATTACTGAAGTTGAATCAGAAAATGATGCATATCTTTATGTATTTACATATGTTGGTGTTATTACAATTGGTACGCGTATTATAAAATGCTATCCCAAGTATCTGCTTAAAGTAGATAAGCCTCTTAATGAAATGAAGCAAGTGTTAAAAGTGTTGAATAAGTATAAATCTAAAGAACAAATCGTAAACCTATATAATGGAAACGGGGACAATAAAAGTTTTAATCTCTTAGCAGTTATTCTATTTTTAATAAATGATTATTATGAATATGGTGTTTATAATAATACTGAAGATATTGTAGAGATTAATGGTGAAGGTGAAATTTTGTGGGATAAAACAATTAACGATGGTTTTGCTATCATAAACAATAATCGTCCGTATTATACTGAATTATATACAGAAAAAACAGTTGATGATGAGTATGATTTTTTTAAAAGGTTACATGAGTGTATATTAACAAATTGTTCTAGACAATTGCAGGAGTCTGAATTGTTAGATTTATTTGATATATCTCCAATTGAACTTTCTGAAGAAAATATAGATGATTTTGGAGATAGAGAGTATGTTCTTTATCGTCTTCAATCAGAATTAAATGTCCAGTTTATAACTAGAAAACAAATTTTAATTAAAACACTGTACGCATATGTGTCCAATGAGAGAACATTAGAAGATACATATGGAATTAGCATGTATGGGACAAATAGTTTTAATCTCGTATGGGAGGAAGTATGTGCAGAAGTATTCAGTAATAAACTCAACATAGCAATAGGGCAACTTGATTTTCCTGTTGAATTGGATGGTGGTTATAAATCAAATACAAGACTAATAGATATTATAGAAAAACCATCATGGATAGGATTTGATGATGAAAGCACTACTTTTAACAAGAGTGCAAAGGATACTTTGAGACCTGATCTTATCTCAATTTTGAAAAATAAAGGAACTACTCAGTTTATTATTTTTGATGCCAAATATTATAATATTCAATTGGAAAAGGAAAAAGAATTGCGAAATTATCCTGGCATTGAAGATGTTATGAAGCAATATTTGTATCAATTGGCATATAAAAACTTTATAGACAATTATAAAATTGATACAGTGAAAAACTGTTTTCTAATGCCAACCCAAGGACAAGGTATTGTTAAAAAAGGTATTGTCAGAATGCAAATGCTTAGTAATTTAGGTTT
- a CDS encoding SHOCT domain-containing protein: MNKDLISYSMQLAMLKKLLVRKLISEEEYTKVKKGLMKDYKIVSDITA; encoded by the coding sequence ATGAACAAGGATTTGATTAGTTATAGTATGCAACTTGCAATGTTAAAAAAATTACTTGTTCGTAAGCTGATTTCAGAAGAAGAATATACAAAAGTAAAAAAGGGACTTATGAAAGATTATAAGATAGTATCAGATATAACTGCTTGA
- the dcm gene encoding DNA (cytosine-5-)-methyltransferase: MALKVFEAFAGIGAPRKALSNLGIDFEVLYTSEINGDAIEAYKKLYGENNNLGDISKIEISKLEDFDLFISGFPCQDISHNGKQKGMKKGTRSGLVWSALEIITHKRPRYVVFENVKNLLNVRFREDLNKIILCLENLGYIVRYKLLNSKNFGACQNRERVFIVASLEGEFSIPEKSNRAMKNLHDLLVDDDCDNIKDQIKKRIMDEAKTDNVRKAIPEKKEVIKNKVICLNSKNIYGKQPSQQYRVYSKNGIMTTLSAQLNGRYNIISSKGFIRKITPKESLLLQCFQLEDYEKIEDMGNKIYKLSGNSIPVYMLEELFDKLLNN, translated from the coding sequence ATGGCATTAAAAGTATTTGAGGCATTTGCAGGTATTGGAGCACCACGAAAAGCACTTTCAAATCTAGGTATTGATTTTGAAGTATTATATACATCTGAAATAAATGGAGATGCCATTGAAGCTTATAAAAAACTATATGGAGAAAATAATAATTTAGGTGATATATCTAAGATTGAAATCTCTAAACTTGAAGATTTTGATTTATTTATTTCTGGATTTCCGTGCCAAGATATAAGCCATAATGGAAAGCAAAAAGGAATGAAAAAAGGTACTCGAAGTGGTCTTGTATGGAGTGCATTGGAAATTATTACCCATAAGAGACCTAGATATGTAGTATTTGAAAATGTAAAAAATCTACTTAATGTACGATTTAGAGAGGATTTAAATAAGATAATTTTATGTTTAGAAAACTTAGGATACATAGTAAGATATAAATTATTAAATTCAAAAAATTTTGGCGCATGTCAAAATAGAGAAAGAGTATTTATTGTTGCGAGTTTAGAAGGTGAATTTTCAATTCCTGAAAAATCTAATAGAGCAATGAAAAATTTACATGATTTATTAGTAGATGATGATTGTGATAATATAAAAGATCAAATTAAAAAAAGAATTATGGATGAGGCTAAAACAGATAATGTTAGAAAGGCAATACCTGAAAAGAAAGAAGTTATTAAAAATAAAGTAATATGTTTAAATTCAAAAAATATATATGGTAAACAACCAAGCCAACAATATAGAGTGTACTCTAAAAATGGCATAATGACAACCTTATCTGCACAATTAAATGGTAGATATAATATTATATCTAGCAAAGGTTTTATTAGAAAGATTACACCAAAAGAATCTTTACTATTACAATGTTTTCAGCTAGAAGATTATGAAAAAATCGAAGATATGGGAAATAAAATTTATAAATTAAGTGGGAATAGTATACCTGTATATATGTTGGAGGAACTATTTGATAAATTATTAAATAATTAA
- a CDS encoding DNA cytosine methyltransferase → MISVVSIYSGGGGIDLGFQKAGYDIIFATDFWEPACKTLELNTTKGIYKFNKIVECNDVRKVDFKSISKRTGVKEIDCLVGGPPCPAYSKSRFYLKDKKRALEDENSFTLYNYFRALEELNPKVFFFENVHGFVFKPHEAAFKLLRDQSEKLGYNISYRVINAADYGVPQTRERFICIGVKKKFGKSFVFPEPTHYNPEKYSELLHKQMKPWVTCWEAIGDLDYDLPEDEKMQAGSKHKDLLKLVPPGDNYLYFTKKRGYPKPVFKWRSRYWSFLLKLSPERPSWTIQASFSNNMGPFHWKNRFLRISEIKRIQTFDDDYQLYGDFKDQWRQIGNAVPPLLVEKIARNIKKQYFK, encoded by the coding sequence ATGATAAGTGTAGTAAGTATTTATTCTGGTGGTGGTGGTATTGATTTGGGATTTCAAAAAGCTGGATATGATATAATATTTGCTACTGATTTCTGGGAACCCGCATGTAAAACTTTAGAGTTAAATACAACTAAAGGGATATATAAATTTAATAAAATTGTAGAATGCAATGATGTTAGAAAGGTAGATTTTAAATCAATTTCCAAAAGAACAGGTGTAAAAGAAATAGATTGCCTGGTAGGTGGTCCACCTTGTCCAGCTTATTCAAAATCAAGATTTTATTTAAAAGATAAGAAGAGGGCATTAGAAGATGAAAATTCATTTACTTTATATAATTACTTCAGGGCATTAGAAGAGTTAAATCCAAAAGTGTTTTTCTTTGAGAATGTCCATGGATTTGTATTTAAACCGCATGAAGCTGCTTTTAAACTATTAAGAGATCAATCTGAAAAGTTGGGATATAATATCAGTTACAGAGTAATAAATGCTGCTGATTATGGAGTACCTCAAACAAGAGAAAGATTTATTTGTATTGGGGTGAAAAAAAAATTTGGAAAGTCATTTGTATTTCCAGAACCAACGCATTATAATCCTGAAAAATATAGTGAATTATTGCATAAACAAATGAAACCTTGGGTAACTTGTTGGGAAGCTATTGGAGATTTAGACTATGATTTACCAGAAGATGAAAAAATGCAAGCTGGCTCTAAACATAAAGATTTATTGAAGTTAGTGCCACCAGGTGATAATTATTTGTATTTTACTAAAAAAAGGGGGTACCCTAAACCAGTTTTTAAATGGAGGTCAAGATATTGGTCATTTCTATTGAAACTTTCACCAGAGAGACCTTCGTGGACAATTCAAGCGAGTTTTTCAAATAATATGGGACCGTTTCATTGGAAGAATAGGTTTTTAAGGATTTCTGAAATAAAAAGAATACAAACTTTTGATGATGATTACCAACTATACGGTGATTTTAAAGATCAATGGAGGCAAATAGGAAATGCTGTACCACCATTATTAGTAGAAAAAATAGCAAGGAATATAAAAAAACAGTATTTTAAATAG
- a CDS encoding RNA polymerase sigma factor codes for MNLSSLNKPSLKKLNSHVQDDFQTTIQFQFDYMARKVMICTQSNCSRSIGRRSRHELLFSEISDFELNKLQTFDIYHLDNRMYKILSLDVEVTDYQIAKALDILSKRKRDIILMFYYLEMSDEEIAEEFDVNRSTVYRNRTSALEVIKKLLEEEL; via the coding sequence ATGAATCTATCTTCGTTAAACAAGCCATCATTAAAAAAACTTAATAGTCATGTACAAGACGATTTTCAGACGACCATTCAATTCCAATTTGATTATATGGCAAGAAAAGTGATGATATGTACTCAAAGTAACTGCAGCCGATCTATTGGTAGGCGTAGCAGGCATGAACTTCTATTTTCGGAAATATCAGACTTTGAGCTGAACAAACTGCAAACTTTTGATATATATCATTTGGACAACCGGATGTATAAAATCTTGTCATTGGATGTGGAAGTTACTGACTATCAAATTGCAAAGGCACTAGATATTTTGTCAAAACGCAAGCGTGATATCATTCTGATGTTTTATTATCTAGAAATGTCAGATGAAGAAATCGCAGAAGAATTTGATGTAAACCGCAGTACCGTATATCGTAACCGCACTAGCGCTTTAGAAGTTATAAAAAAACTATTAGAGGAGGAGTTATGA
- a CDS encoding AAA family ATPase, which yields MSQYQWAEKNGNIVAADYNRTTDTLSAQQVMMELENAFNALGNSVNIQQVSSEMNDVYNVSIPNGNEQYNVFVCAKGTTPGGRNNLMDEQRIQPKAKYWNFAYEKLQNGEKAISLGIYKRDGETIFCSWRLQLSNAVSPDTPVSKQIKIQSIANAIREGFVQQYKGHGEFACAFRKEFLYFYLKNSEWLHTGNVSELNEHIDIITQNTVSHDSRENITFKTNFLSDFERNRIIFGAPGTGKSYQLKKDCNTLISGTNGTYERVTFHPDYAYSHFVGTYKPVTENNSSEIKYKFVPGPFMRVYVEALKSGRTGNPQPHLLLIEEINRAKVAAVFGDVFQLLDRDDYGVSEYEIRASEDVMKYLAKELGGEYNSYQRIKIPDNMFIWATMNSADQGVFPMDTAFKRRWNFEYLGIDKNDKDIKGKIILGKGSHALEIEWNQLRKAINEKLAEDYNVNEDKLIGPYFLSKKVMKVVSNNKIADSEKFKEAFKNKIIMYLYEDAAKQHKHKLFNGCNSEGYSTAKYSSVCNAFDEIGIDIFGDDFRELYANSRGV from the coding sequence ATGTCACAATATCAATGGGCCGAAAAAAATGGAAATATAGTAGCTGCAGATTATAATAGAACAACAGATACACTTTCAGCACAACAAGTAATGATGGAATTAGAAAATGCTTTTAATGCATTGGGGAATAGTGTTAATATACAACAAGTAAGTTCAGAAATGAATGATGTATATAATGTTAGTATACCTAATGGTAATGAACAATACAATGTATTTGTTTGTGCTAAAGGAACAACACCAGGTGGTAGAAACAATTTAATGGACGAGCAGAGAATACAACCAAAGGCGAAATATTGGAATTTTGCTTATGAGAAACTACAAAATGGAGAAAAAGCAATTTCATTAGGTATTTACAAAAGAGATGGAGAGACAATTTTTTGTTCTTGGAGATTACAGTTGTCCAATGCAGTGTCACCTGATACTCCTGTGTCAAAACAAATTAAAATTCAAAGTATAGCAAATGCTATTCGCGAAGGGTTTGTACAACAATATAAAGGTCATGGAGAATTTGCATGTGCATTTAGAAAAGAATTTTTATATTTCTATTTAAAAAATTCAGAATGGTTGCATACAGGTAATGTATCAGAATTAAATGAACATATTGATATAATAACACAAAATACTGTCAGTCATGATAGTAGAGAGAATATAACTTTCAAAACTAATTTTTTATCTGATTTTGAGCGCAACCGTATTATCTTCGGAGCACCAGGAACCGGAAAAAGTTATCAGTTAAAAAAAGATTGTAATACATTAATTAGCGGCACTAATGGTACATATGAGAGGGTAACTTTTCATCCTGACTATGCCTATTCGCATTTTGTAGGAACATATAAACCAGTAACAGAGAATAATAGTTCGGAAATTAAATATAAGTTTGTACCAGGCCCTTTTATGAGGGTATATGTAGAAGCTTTAAAGAGTGGAAGAACTGGCAATCCACAACCACATTTATTGTTGATTGAAGAAATTAATCGTGCTAAAGTTGCTGCTGTTTTTGGTGATGTTTTTCAATTACTTGATAGAGATGATTATGGTGTGAGTGAATATGAAATTCGCGCAAGTGAAGATGTTATGAAATATTTAGCAAAGGAATTGGGTGGAGAATACAACTCTTATCAGAGAATAAAGATTCCTGACAATATGTTTATATGGGCAACTATGAATAGTGCTGATCAAGGAGTATTCCCTATGGATACGGCATTCAAAAGACGTTGGAATTTTGAATATTTGGGAATTGATAAAAATGATAAAGATATTAAAGGAAAAATAATTCTAGGTAAAGGTAGTCATGCATTGGAGATTGAGTGGAATCAGTTAAGAAAAGCTATCAATGAAAAATTAGCAGAGGATTATAATGTAAATGAAGACAAGCTGATAGGGCCGTATTTTTTATCTAAAAAAGTGATGAAAGTAGTTAGTAATAATAAAATTGCTGATTCAGAAAAATTTAAAGAGGCATTTAAGAATAAAATTATCATGTATCTTTATGAAGACGCTGCTAAACAGCATAAGCATAAATTGTTCAATGGTTGTAATTCTGAGGGATATTCTACGGCAAAATATTCTTCAGTTTGCAATGCATTTGATGAAATAGGAATTGATATTTTTGGAGATGATTTTAGGGAACTTTATGCTAATAGTAGAGGGGTGTAG